In one window of Calypte anna isolate BGI_N300 chromosome 1, bCalAnn1_v1.p, whole genome shotgun sequence DNA:
- the DNAJB9 gene encoding dnaJ homolog subfamily B member 9, with protein sequence MATTQSVFTFALCILMITELILATENYYDILGVPKNASDRQIKKAFHKLAMKYHPDKNKSPGAEAKFREIAEAYETLSDETKRREYDQFGHHGGQGNNGSPFHQSFNFNFDDLFKDFDLFSQNSRSKKHFENHFRGHREAHSRQRRSFQEFSFGGGLFDDVFENMEKMFSFSDFENVHRRAVRTDARFHGSSKHCKTVTQRRGNMVTTYTDCSGQ encoded by the exons ATGGCCACTACACAATCTGTCTTCACATTTGCTCTCTGCATTTTAATGATAACTGAATTAATACTGGCTACAGAGAACTATTATGATATCTTAGGAGTTCCAAAAAATGCATCTGACCGCCAGATCAAGAAGGCATTTCACAAGCTGGCTATGAAATATCACCCAGACAAAAATAAGAGTCCTGGTGCAGAAGCAAAATTTAGAGAAATTGCTGAAG cATACGAAACATTATCAGATGAGACTAAACGAAGAGAATATGATCAGTTTGGCCATCATGGAGGACAAGGAAATAATGGGAGCCCATTCCATCAATCGTTTAATTTCAACTTTGACGATCTGTTCAAAGACTTTGACCTCTTTAGTCAAAACTCCCGGTCaaaaaagcactttgaaaatCACTTCCGAGGTCACCGGGAAGCTCACAGTCGGCAAAGACGGTCTTTCCAGGAGTTCTCCTTTGGAGGTGGACTGTTTGATgatgtatttgaaaatatggaaaaaatgttctcatttaGTGACTTTGAAAACGTTCACCGGCGTGCGGTGCGAACTGATGCCAGGTTTCATGGGTCCAGCAAGCACTGTAAGACTGTCACTCAGAGACGAGGAAACATGGTCACCACTTATACAGACTGTTCTGGACagtaa
- the THAP5 gene encoding THAP domain-containing protein 5, which translates to MPRYCAASCCKNRGGQSAKDQRKLSFYPFPLHDKERLEKWLRNMKRDAWTPSKHQLLCSDHFTPDSLDVRWGIRYLKHTAVPTIFSSPDDKEKDSSQKTPQEVKRKDLKETNTNVESEKAFVSLELCTPKKNPVIAENIDEKAEVVFSTALDKPLQMQQLQLQNGEDFQADSIILDNSMQCIHETNPFLMAAAVQSMEATSAPTSVEDSGGCTATILQFTDSDYLNSSLKLNALGSITDYAIENPNSRVIGCSVGVQPTSENAVFLSTVTQSIEQFSGGEESVIAIIVPSESLEEPEIVNSSFLPNQQEFLDTEQTEIETSMNMNAYGGSEILQTEHSYCKQDIGRDHLWQKISKLHSKITMLEMQEIKTLGRLRSLEALIGQMKQENLLSEENIVENCFTTLEVTMIQ; encoded by the exons ATGCCGCGGTACTGCGCCGCGTCCTGCTGCAAGAACCGAGGGGGCCAAAGCGCCAAGGACCAGCGCAAGCTGAGCTTCTACCC ATTTCCACTTCATGATAAAGAGAGACTTGAGAAATGGTTGAGAAACATGAAACGAGATGCATGGACTCCAAGCAAGCACCAGCTTCTCTGCAGTGACCATTTTACCCCTGATTCCCTCGATGTGCGATGGGGGATACGATACTTGAAACATACAGCTGTACcaacaattttttcttccccagatgATAAG gaaaaagaCTCTTCTCAAAAGACCCCACAAGAGGTAAAGAGAAAAGACctcaaagaaacaaatacaaacGTAGAGTCAGAGAAGGCATTTGTATCACTTGAACTTTGTACaccaaagaaaaatcctgtaattgCAGAAAATATagatgaaaaagcagaagtagTTTTCTCAACTGCATTGGATAAACCTTTACAAATGCAACAACTACAGCTTCAAAATGGAGAAGACTTTCAGGCAGACAGTATCATTCTTGATAATTCTATGCAATGTATACATGAGACTAATCCTTTTTtaatggcagcagcagtgcagagcaTGGAAGCTACCAGTGCTCCAACTTCTGTAGAGGACTCAGGAGGTTGTACAGCTACAATCTTGCAATTTACAGACTCTGACTACTTGAATTCATCTCTGAAACTTAATGCTCTAGGTTCAATTACTGACTATGCAATTGAAAATCCTAACTCCCGTGTTATAGGCTGTTCTGTTGGAGTACAGCCAACaagtgaaaatgcagtttttctgaGTACAGTCACACAAAGTATTGAACAGTTCAGCGGAGGTGAAGAATCTGTCATTGCTATCATTGTGCCATCTGAGAGTCTGGAAGAGCCTGAAATAGTTAACAGTTCTTTCTTGCCTAATCAGCAAGAGTTTCTTGATACAGAGCagacagaaatagaaacatCTATGAATATGAATGCATATGGTGGAAGTGAAATATTACAAACTGAGCATTCATACTGCAAACAAGACATAGGCAGAGATCACCTTTGGCAAAAAATTTCAAAGCTCCACTCTAAGATCACTATGCTTGAAatgcaggaaataaaaactttggGGAGACTCAGATCTTTGGAAGCTCTTATTGGACAAATGAAGCAAGAAAACCTGCTTTCTGAAGAGAATATTGTAGAAAACTGCTTTACAACACTTGAAGTGACTATGATACAGTAA